The genomic segment TGAGGCTAAGGAAGAACTTCAGGATATGTTCTCCAGGAGGTACTCCTAATGGTTTACACAAAATTATTGACACAACCGGATTTGTTTCACCATTTATATTAAGAATAACCATTCTCCCATAGCCCTTGCCATAAGCATTTATAAAATCGTAAACAGCACCTACAACAGCAAATTCGCCTTTTTTTAATAAATGGCTTGTAGAATTTGAGAGCCTCCTCTACCTGATAGTTTACGTTCTTCTCTACACCATCAAGCCATCTCTTTTCAAATGGACCTGATTTTGAAACCTTTGAAAGTGGAAGATGAAGATGATCAAGCTCATTCTTAATACCTTCTGTTTCTTTAGAATAATCATGAAGCCCCGCTTTTACGGCACCACAATGTGTGTGACCCAAAATCAAAAGAATTGGAGTATGAAGATGATAAACACCGTAATCGATAGAACCTCTTGCATTAGCAAGCTGGTTACCGATGTTCCTGATAACAAACACCTTATCAACAGGATCTTTAAAGAAAACAGTTGGATGAAACCTTGCATCTGAACATGTAACCATTGTAACGATAGGATGTTGAACGTTCATGTAAGGCTTAAAGTAGGATTTTGTGTGAGATTCAACCTATTTGGCATTCCCCTCAACAACTTCTTTTAGGGCTTCTGCCGGTGTTGTTTTAACTTTACCGTGAGAACTCGCTACTTCACTTCCCCCCATGATTGCTACTGCAGCCACAGCTGCTAACAATTTCTTTACCATTATTACACCTCCCTGGAATACTTTTAAAGACTCTAAACAAAAAAAATTCCAATGCAAGTATACATTTTCAAATATTAAGAACATTTTCCGACTTAAAATATTTATAGATTGAATAAAAAATCAAGAGTTCCTTAATTAAAATTCTATGTCCTTAAAATTTAGCTATTTACAAAACACTATTTGTGAAAAGCTGAAAAAGTAAAACAAGTGAATCATAAAGCACCTTTCATTTTTTATTAATTAGAAAATTTAATAAAAAAAGACAAGAATACTACAAATTTTAATAAGCGGGGGAGCAACTCCCCCCAAAAAATTAACCTTTTGAAACACCTTTGAGTCTAACGTCATATTTTGGATTATTGATCGTAAATATTTGAGGAAATTTCTGGTAAAGAGGACCTTCAAACGTTACCTTACCGTTTTCAGTAGCTTTTACGATTATAGCAGGATTGTTGGGTTCGTTTGAAGCAGATGTATAAGCATTGTTCATAAGTTTAAGATCCGGTACAATATAGAGAATTTTTACTTCGGTATTTCCAATCTTGATAACATCACCTGCTTTAACCTTAGCTTCCTTGATAACTTTTCCGGTAGCTTTATCAATAACGATCACATCAGCAACCTTCCAGGTTTTCTTTACCTCTTCCGGCAATTTCACAGGTTTTGCAAGTTTTGTCATGGTTTCAGGATGCATACCTGGCATCATTCCACCATTCATACCCATTCCGTGAGGAGGCATACCCATACCATTCATACCACTAATATCAGGATGTCCCGGAGGAAGAGCTGTTTTATTTCCAATTGGAGGATGCCCTGGAGGAAGTTTCTTAGCCGTCATAGGTGCATTTTGTTGATTCTGTGATTGTTCTTCCGGCTTACTTTTATTGCCACATCCTGCTATTGCAAGAGAGGCTACCATGCCGAGAACAAGAGCTGTCTGTTTTTTCATCGTCCACTCCTTTAAAGCAAATTTGAAATTTGATTATATCCAACTTACATCAATCTTCAAGTGTTATAACATTCTCTAAATTCCGGAACCTCTTTGCTACTGAATGGATAAAAGAGCAAACAATAGAAAGTTGAGAATTGTTTACACATGCATTATCATCGCCATTACAACCAATTACTTTAACAGGCAAATTTTTCGACAAATGAGCAACAGTAGCAGTTTCAATATTTTTATCTATATCACTTATCCTTATCTCCTCCACAAAGGGGAAAACAGCTTTTGCAATTCCCCAGGCAATAAATCTTCCGCCTATCAAGCCAAGCTTTTTAATGCCTTTCCGTTTCAATTCATCAACAAGTTCATTCAGTGTATATTTTATTTTGAATTTTTTGCCAAGCGGAGAGTTTAAAAGTAAAAACCAATGAGCATCACCTATAAAAATATCTCCAACTTTTCCAAAAGGGTAAATAAACTTCTTCCCTAAGAACTTTGCAGATTTGGCTATTATCTCTGCAGTTTTTCTATCTGCTGGAACAGGAAACGGTGAAGATTCAACCTCTTCAGCCATGATTTCTATAACCTTCGGAAGTCCAAACTTTGCTACTGTGGCTTCTCCCGGCATGTAACCTGACATGTA from the Desulfurobacterium indicum genome contains:
- a CDS encoding carbonic anhydrase — protein: MNVQHPIVTMVTCSDARFHPTVFFKDPVDKVFVIRNIGNQLANARGSIDYGVYHLHTPILLILGHTHCGAVKAGLHDYSKETEGIKNELDHLHLPLSKVSKSGPFEKRWLDGVEKNVNYQVEEALKFYKPFIKKRRICCCRCCLRFYKCLWQGLWENGYS